Proteins encoded within one genomic window of Gadus macrocephalus chromosome 18, ASM3116895v1:
- the LOC132446634 gene encoding dual specificity phosphatase 29-like encodes MSQEEEPGHETPQTHDLLGLLLKNRRPPSPANQVWPGLYIGDVATAKDKGLLGTLGVTHVLNAADGPQHIDTGAVYYDDTDIVYYGVEAADHKTFDLSPFFHPAAEFIQDALAQKGTVLVHCARGVSRSAALVLAFLMIRERLSLVDAIKAVCSHRNILPNAGFLRQLHHLDTSLAAERSRT; translated from the exons ATGAGCCAAGAGGAGGAGCCAGGACACGAGACACCTCAAACCCACGATCTGCTGGGCCTTCTGCTGAAGAACAGacgcccccccagccccgccaaCCAGGTCTGGCCCGGCCTCTACATCGGAGATGT CGCTACCGCCAAGGATAAGGGGCTCTTGGGGACCCTGGGGGTGACACATGTGCTGAACGCCGCAGACGGGCCCCAGCACATTGACACCGGGGCGGTTTATTACGACGACACCGACATCGTCTATTATGGGGTGGAAGCGGCGGACCACAAAACCTTTGACCTCAGCCCCTTCTTCCACCCCGCCGCTGAATTCATCCAGGACGCCCTGGCCCAAAAAG GTACGGTGCTGGTGCACTGCGCCCGGGGCGTCAGCCGCTCCGCCGCCCTGGTCCTCGCCTTCCTCATGATCCGAGAGCGCCTGTCCCTGGTCGACGCCATCAAGGCCGTGTGCAGCCACAGGAACATCCTGCCCAACGCCGGCTTCCTGCGGCAGCTCCATCACCTGGACACTTCCCTGGCTGCCGAGAGAAGCAGGAcgtag
- the LOC132446630 gene encoding dual specificity phosphatase 29-like: MASNKSKSGRSTTAWQGAEASAQKEEYFTPGGYELEKILNRGSAVYTRVNEVWPNVYIGDEQTAKNKANLRKMGVTHVLNAAEGTRNSVNTGADYYDDMAVVYFGLVAVDLVGFDLSQYFYSAAKFIHEALRDPQNTLLVHCVMGRSRSATLFLAYLMLYHNMTVVDAVDHVKQRRRIIPNRGFLKQLRQLDESLQEKRKGSSDREGNDYS, encoded by the exons ATGGCTTCTAACAAGTCAAAGTCTGGCAGGAGCACAACAGCGTGGCAGGGAGCGGAGGCATCTGCTCAGAAGGAGGAATATTTCACACCCGGGGGCTATGAACTGGAGAAGATTCTCAACCGTGGGAGTGCAGTGTACACTCGTGTCAATGAGGTCTGGCCCAACGTCTACATCGGAGACGA GCAGACGGCGAAAAACAAGGCCAACCTGAGGAAAATGGGAGTTACTCACGTGCTGAACGCGGCGGAGGGAACGCGGAACAGCGTGAACACGGGGGCGGACTACTATGACGACATGGCCGTGGTGTACTTCGGCTTGGTGGCGGTGGACTTGGTGGGGTTCGACCTCAGCCAGTATTTCTACTCCGCCGCCAAGTTCATCCACGAAGCACTGCGTGATCCTCAGA ACACGCTGCTGGTTCACTGTGTGATGGGTCGGAGCCGCTCGGCCACGCTCTTCCTGGCCTACCTCATGCTCTACCACAACATGACCGTGGTGGACGCCGTCGACCATGTGAAGCAGCGCCGACGCATCATCCCTAACCGGGGCTTTCTGAAGCAGCTAAGACAACTGGACGAAAGTCTCCAGGAGAAGCGGAAAGGCTcttcagacagagagggaaatgACTATAGTTAG